The Novosphingobium aromaticivorans DSM 12444 genome segment GCTGGTTTCCGTCGTGCCGAGCGTGGTGATGAGGACGAGAGGCTTTTCGGGGCCCTTGTCGCGGTCGTAGCCCTTCGCCATTCCGGCAACGGCGTTGGCAGCGTTGCGGAAGACGTCGCGGCTGATCGTGTTGATGCCCGAGATATCGGTCACCGCGTTCATCATCGCGATGTCCTTCACGCCCATGTAGGGCTTGGTGAAGCCCGAGGCCATGGTCGAGACGATCAGCTTGGGCAGGCCATAGGGGAAGCTCTGCATGAGCGCACCGGCAAGCGCCGAGCCCATCGAGCCGCCGACCGCGAGAATGCCGGAGACGGGGTGTCTGGCGTCCCATTCGTGCGCGGCGGCGATGGCACCACGGATCATCGCGTCCTGGCACTTGCCTTCGTGGCCGAGGGCGCGGACTTCCTCGATGGTCATTCCGCCGGCCTGGGCGACCATTTCCGGCGAGATTTCCGCCCCGCCGAGCGAGCGGCGGACACTGGGATCGAGGTGGACGACTTCGACGCCCGCCGCCTCGAGCGCGGCGCGGGTGAAGCGGGCTTCCTCTTCCTCGGTATCCTGCGTGCAGATGAACAGGACGCTGGGCTTGTCGGTCATTGTTTTCCTCTCCGTTCCCTATTGCTGCGACACTGCGGTTGACTTTGCACGAGGCTTTCGGGATTTTACGTTCCATAAGGTGAAACGCATAAATCGCCGCCATGAGCGGAATGGGAGCCGGAAGGATGCTGGAACGCAGGGTCAAGACCGTGCGCGCGCTCGAACGTGGGCTGGACGTGCTGATCGAAGTGCAGACGCGCAAGGCCGCCAGCCTGCACGAACTGCACCTCGCCACGGGCCTGCCAAAGGCAACGCTTTTGCGCATGCTGGTGACGCTGGGCCAGAAGGGGCTGGTGTGGCAGAGGCTTGCGGACGGTGCCTATCTGCCGCACGTGGACCGGGTCGAACGGGCGCCGGTGACGTCTTCCTCGCACATCGCCGAAATTGCCTCGCCGCACATGAAGGCGCTTTCCACGCGGGTGGCCTGGCCATCGGTGCTGGCCGCGCCGCGGCTCGATCACATGGAAATCCTCGAGACCAACAGCCCGTTGTTCAAGCTCGATTCGGCGATTCTCGGACCGGTCGGCGTGAAGCTGTCCTACATCCATACCGCGACCGGGCGCGCCTATCTGGCGGCCTGCGGCGATGCCGAGCGCGATTCGATCATCGACCGGCTGCGCCCGCGCAATCCGCCTGAGGGAAGCGAGGCGGAACTTCGCCAGATGCTGCTTCAGGTGCGCCAGCGCGGTTATGCGACCCGCGATCCGCTGCTGCCCTGGCCGGACCGGTCGAAGCAGCTCGTGCTGCGCGACGGGCGGCGGTCGATGGCGGTTCCGATCATGGTTGCCGGAGCGCCCATTGCCACGATCAACGTGACCTGGCCGGGGCGTCGTGGCGCAGACGAGGCGGTGGTCCAGCGGCATCTCGATGCGCTGAAGGCCACGGCCCGCGCCATCGGCAGGGCGCTGGAGATGAACCCGAATTAGTTCACTAGGTGAAATCTGTTTGTCTGACTGATTAATTCCTGCCGGCGAATGGGCGATGATCGCCGGAAGGGAGAAGAACACGATGCGCCAATGGCTTGTTGCGAAGGGGTCGACCTCGCTCGACGATCTGAGAATGGGCGACGTGCCGGTCCCGCAACCGGGTGCGGGTGAGGTGCTGGTACGGGTTCATGCCTGCTCGCTGAACTATCGCGACCAGATCATTCCCCTGGGCTTCTACATGGGCGGCGTGGTGCAGCATGACACTGTGCCGCTTTCCGATGGCGCGGGCGAAATCGTAGCGGTGGGTGAGGGTGTTTCCTCGTTCAAGGTCGGCGACCGGGTGGCCGGGCTCTTCTTCCAGAACTGGAACGACGGTCCGCCGAACCCCGGCGTGGGCCCCGCGCTGGGCGCGCCGCCGGCGCAGGGGATGCTTCAGGATTACGTCGTGCTGCCCGAGCACGGTGTCGTGCGCCTTGCCGCGACGCTGGACTATACCGAGGCGGCATGCCTGCCCTGCGCCGGCGTCACTGCCTGGAACGCGCTGATGGAAGGCCCGCGTCCTGTGAAGGCAGGCGACAGCGTGCTGGTGCTGGGCACCGGCGGCGTGTCGCTGCTGGCCTTGCAGATCGCCAAGGCCGCAGGAGCGACGGTGATCGCGACGTCTTCGTCGGACGAGAAGCTGGAGCGGGTCAAGGCGCTCGGCGCGGACCATGTGATCAATTACCGCACGACGCCCGAATGGGGCGCGGAAGCGGCCCGGCTTGCCGGCGGCGGGGTGGACAAGGTCGTCGAGGTTGGCGGGGCGGGCACGCTTTCGCAGTCGATCGC includes the following:
- a CDS encoding zinc-dependent alcohol dehydrogenase family protein; translated protein: MIAGREKNTMRQWLVAKGSTSLDDLRMGDVPVPQPGAGEVLVRVHACSLNYRDQIIPLGFYMGGVVQHDTVPLSDGAGEIVAVGEGVSSFKVGDRVAGLFFQNWNDGPPNPGVGPALGAPPAQGMLQDYVVLPEHGVVRLAATLDYTEAACLPCAGVTAWNALMEGPRPVKAGDSVLVLGTGGVSLLALQIAKAAGATVIATSSSDEKLERVKALGADHVINYRTTPEWGAEAARLAGGGVDKVVEVGGAGTLSQSIAAVGFAGEIALIGVLTREGDTNPHGLMFKGASIRGIFVGSKGMAERLNAFIDAHGIKPVVDRAFPIEQAMDAYSYQSSPGLFGKVAITL
- a CDS encoding IclR family transcriptional regulator domain-containing protein yields the protein MLERRVKTVRALERGLDVLIEVQTRKAASLHELHLATGLPKATLLRMLVTLGQKGLVWQRLADGAYLPHVDRVERAPVTSSSHIAEIASPHMKALSTRVAWPSVLAAPRLDHMEILETNSPLFKLDSAILGPVGVKLSYIHTATGRAYLAACGDAERDSIIDRLRPRNPPEGSEAELRQMLLQVRQRGYATRDPLLPWPDRSKQLVLRDGRRSMAVPIMVAGAPIATINVTWPGRRGADEAVVQRHLDALKATARAIGRALEMNPN